One stretch of Natrinema salaciae DNA includes these proteins:
- a CDS encoding nicotinamide-nucleotide adenylyltransferase: MTRGFYIGRFQPFHNGHRSMVERIAEDVDELVLGIGSADDSHTIRNPFTAGERIMMITKSLVDFDLVTYAVPIEDLERNSVWVSHVQSMSPDFDIAYSNNPLVIQLFREAGIDIRQSPMFNRDVLEGSEVRERMINDGDWESLVPEAVVEVVDEIGGIERIQMVSGSDSNGE, translated from the coding sequence ATGACTCGGGGGTTCTACATCGGTCGCTTCCAGCCGTTTCACAACGGCCACCGGAGCATGGTCGAGCGAATCGCCGAGGACGTCGACGAACTCGTCCTCGGGATCGGGAGCGCCGACGACTCGCATACCATCCGGAACCCGTTTACCGCGGGCGAGCGGATCATGATGATCACGAAGTCGCTGGTCGACTTCGATCTCGTGACCTACGCCGTTCCGATCGAGGACCTGGAACGCAACTCCGTCTGGGTGAGTCACGTCCAGAGCATGAGTCCCGACTTCGACATCGCCTACTCGAACAACCCGCTGGTCATTCAGCTCTTCCGGGAGGCCGGCATCGACATCCGGCAGTCGCCGATGTTCAACCGCGACGTGCTCGAGGGCTCGGAAGTCCGTGAACGGATGATCAACGACGGCGACTGGGAGTCGCTGGTCCCCGAAGCGGTCGTCGAAGTCGTCGACGAGATCGGCGGGATCGAGCGGATTCAGATGGTCAGCGGCTCGGATTCGAACGGGGAGTGA